DNA from Quercus lobata isolate SW786 chromosome 1, ValleyOak3.0 Primary Assembly, whole genome shotgun sequence:
gtattttgagtGTGGTGAAGGCACATTCAAGGGGCAATTGGCTCGTTTTATCAGCCTGTTTACTTGGACAAAGGGAGAGAAAATCGTATGTGGTGGTGAAGAAAAGAGTTTGACGAAATCAGGGTAGCTAGTTTTCAATGACATCACATGAAATTCAAGAGCCATAGAAGTAGTAATAGAACTGTTCTGTTTAGTCTATTTTTGACATACTTTTCTCcaacaaaatattgaatatGTTTGAGGTTATTTGTTTTGCTAGAAAACAAAGCTTTACTGAACCAAAAGTCAATAATACAACCATCTAACCCGCAGAGCTTGAACAAGGCCAGAGGGGAAGAAGCATGGGAATAGAACACCACACAAATTAGCAGAATATATTTGAGATTATTAACATGTTTTAGAAATCATTTAGGTGATTTAATCGTTTGGTCTGTGTGTAAACATTGGCTTTATGGCATGTAGGTCCTGCCTATGTTCTTAAAAGACGTTAATGTTCGGAAGATTTTCTAAATAGTAACCACATGATATGCAATGTGGATACTATTGTGTAGGTTGTGCCATTTGGTACTGGTTCTTTAATCTTTTGCTAAGCATACCCAAAGGCATTGGTTCAAGCTTCAAGCTTCAAACCTTAATGTATGGTGGTATTGGACTCTGCATGGTCACAACTCACAAGAGTTCCTTCGGCTCCTACTTAGATCACGCCAGAATTTACCCATGCGTTAACCTTCTGGTAAACTGAATGGATGCTGGTGAGAGCAATCAAATATGGCGCTAGTATAAGAGGTTCTATGGGGTCAAGTTAGGTCACCCCAGAATTTACCTAGTGCATAttgcttgtttttattttttatttttattttttatttttttgaaggacATTGCCCGTTATTCAACAAAGTCCAATGGATTCAAAATGTTATTTTActctcatttttttgttttatttttaggaaataCCCTGTTAGTTCCTAAATAGGAGTATCTAttaagcacttttagtccctaaatttttatgtggttaagttcttaaagtttcaaaaatgGGCCTTATTGATCCTTATGTACACttttgttatttacttatttatttttgtctctgTATTACAGAATATTAAggtactattttttaaaattaaaaattacacatatacaccatcaaaaaaataaaaataaatacacataTACCTTCCTAGACCTGAAcccttttatattttattctttttctcaatCTCTTCTTGTTAAATTTCTATGGTTTTATCAATGAATAAAATTATCCAACTAAAAGTATGTCCcaccaaaattacaaaaaatatatattatttggaaaTCACCTATCCACCCCTTTGTAACTCTTAATGCTGACAGGAGCACATTAGGCAATCCAGGCCTTGCACGACGGGAGGAGCGGGGTGTTTAGAAAGAACATATTGAGGGTGGATTACATGATTTTCCATTCACATCGGAATCACAACCAACAATGCTGCAGAGCCATAGGTGTTAGGCAGGGACTACAGCTAGCAtggaaatttaaatttctaaatctAGATGTTGTCTCTAAACTTCTTGTTTATTGGCTACCATCATTTGATGTTAAAACATCATATCTGGCCTCTTTTCATTTGTAATTGTAGGATTCTCCTAACCTGAGAGTGGACCGTTCATACACGTTACGTCTACTGTGAAGCAAACGACATAGTTGGCTTACAAAAAAGGGATGGGAGCAGAGGAGtcaactaaaaatatattttcaatgtCCATATTTTGTATCTTGAAAATATGCATATGAGACATTTTGCAAATATCTTATGAGACAGACTCATGAGATATCCCTCTCACAATATATGAGATTCATGTGTGTAAGATTCACATATATTGTAAGAGAAATATCTTATAAGATCGTCTCATAAGATACCTTCTCTTTATGGAGAGAGATGATATATTCttattgtttaattaataaataacttCCCtcattctaaaaataataataattaaattggcATATAttgccatcttttttttttttttttttaataggaattCCCTAATTTAAAACTAAACAATAAAGATAGGGATTCACATCAGGTGCAATACCCTACACTTacctcacaattttttttaacttttttaaccttttaactTTAAcctttttactctttttaaatatattttatttaatggctgaaattgaaagttgttttttcaATCTTTCAATCTCAGCTATCGATTAGGTATTGCACCTGATGTGAATCCATAAGGATAGTTGTGAAATTAATGAAAAGtggacaacaacaaaaattaaaattactattCCAATGCTAGGATAATAACAAGAGAGAGCCGGGAATATATCATTACCCAAAACGGcgcatataaatataattgcatgaAGACACGCGTCACCGTCACATGTAAAAAGGAACTAGCCGTTGTAGACCTAAAAAATGAAAGGCAATTCAAAATCTACTTACCCTAGCGGACTTTTGCAACGTTCGAATTTCGTTTTGAATCCCTCACGCACCAAACCCCATCCGAAACCGACGTCGTTTTTTCCTCATCCACAGCCTTTTAAACGCCAAAATCTTCAAGCTCCCATCTCTTAcaatcaactctctctctctctctgtgaaaaTTCTTTCTGAGATATCTCTCTCTATCTGCAAAAGGAGAAGAAGGGGAAACTTtgatttctttctcttcttcttctttctttacaAAGCCCACTTTTTTGTTCACAAAATATCagtttttttacaaatattctTGTTGGGGtttcttgaaagttgaaactctgtctctgtctctctctgtgTGTTGAAACCCAGAAAGGAATAGCAAAAAAGAAGGGtcgtttattttttaaaaactatggCGACCATTACTGGGTACACTGAAACTGCTCAAGGCTACCAAGACAATACAAATGTGGCTGTGGCCGCAGTGCCGAAGCACCCAAACCCTCCTGCTAAGACCGTTGATACTCAGTCTGTTCTCAAAAGGtagatttgggtttgtgaaGAATTTGggttgttctttattttttgtgactTTAATTATATGTTGATGATTGTTGAATGTATGTAGACAAGCTGTTTGTTGAAAGGTTTTAAAGAGGATAAGTGGGTTATTTTGGGGTCAGGGTTTGTCTATTTGTTATGGATTGTTGAGTTCTTGTATTGGGCTTTTGTTTCTGAGTCTCTGTGGATATTGGATTCATGATCTGCACCTTCCGTTTGTAAAAGGGGGTTACTTAGAAAAGCTAgatggggtttttttttaaggtattgggtttttgtttgttttttgaatcTCTATGCGAATATAAATGTTGAATGTTTGAATTGGCTTTCTTAAGGGGTTTGTAGGGTTTCTAATGATATTTcctttgttattgttttatgaAACAGGTTGCAATCTGAGTTGATGGCCTTAATGGTAAGAACcttgtaactctttttttttttttttttttttaaattttattttatgtagtCCTGGATTGTCTGTTTTAAAACCTAAATTtgtctataattgagatgggtttttccttttgttattGGGAAAGAAcataaagtttttcaaaaatttagatctttttattttcttgttttctaaGTAGCCAAACAGCGAGTTTTTCTGGTGATCTAGGGTCTCTATTaattttcttgtttcaaacCTAAATTTTAGATGAGTGGAGAATCTGGGATATCTGCCTTCCCTGAGGAAGACAATATATTCTGCTGGAAAGGGACAATTGCTGGAAGCAAAGATACTGTGTTTGAAGGAACAGAATACAAGATGTCTCTTTCATTTCCGAATGACTACCCATTTAAGCCCCCGAAGGTCAAGTTTGAAACCGGCTGCTTCCATCCCAATGTGGATGTGTATGGAAATATTTGCTTGGACATTCTTCAGGTACTTTTtgttccaaatttttttggctGGGCTTGTTCAGAACATTTAGCACTACAATATATTGCTGAAAGTTCAATATGTCAAAGCAATGATATGATTTGGCTGTGGTCTGCTGCTTCATAATCTTAACATTTGAAATCTATCTGCAGGATAAATGGTCATCAGCATATGATGTGAGAACCATACTGCTGTCTATCCAAAGCCTGCTTGGAGGTAGTGTTTCTAACTTTCTCTTGtcatttttctaaattaaatcATTTTCAAGAAATTCGGCAACAGTCTTATTCTTTTTACTTGTGAAATTCAGAACCAAACATAAGCTCACCTCTAAACACACAAGCGGCACAGCTCTGGAGCAATCAAGAAGGTATTACATACATATTTTCCTTTCTATTGTATAAATGGGTTccctcttccttttattttttttcattgaaatgTGGCTGAAAAAAGCTTCCTCTTTTTCCTGCAGAATATAGGAAGATGGTGGAGAAGTTGTACAAGCCTCCAATTGCTGCTTAGTTTCATCATACCTTAAAAGAGTTTCCGAGATGGTGAATTTATACAAgcctttgtctttctttttggaGAAGAGACAGAGACTGAattgagctttctttttctttttggttccCTTTTCTTTTGGTCCTGTGTgacattctttttttctttgatgaatgAATATTAATAGACAATTGTtgttttgctctctctctctctctctctctctctctctcacacacacacacacgccaTAGTCAGTGTTTCTCCAGTGCCTTGTGCATTCGTCTAAAGAAAGAAGTCATCATCTTGAAAGAGATAAAAGGTGTGGTGCTACCAGTGCAAGAATCTAAAGCTTTTTGAAAGTTATAGCTCATTTGATTGAGAGGCAGGTTTATCATTTGACTAGCAAAAGTGCAAAACTAATTAATTGTGTAATCCAACTTTTTGTCACGCTAGTTGTTGGCCCGTGTAAATAGGgaaatattattcatttttagaCAACTTACAACTAcagtaaatttttttcattaatatccttaaaaataatgctcatataACAATTAATGctcttttttaaagttattttccCAAATACTTGGTTCCATGGTTCTTCTACCTTAACCCACCCCATCGACACTCTCTCTCCACATTATTGTCTAGTCCAAACCTCAATTTTTTCCAAGATAAAAACTCATTTTTACCAATTAATTGAtatgaacaaaagaaaatgaagaagagagagaacttaagcctagaaaaagaaatacagAAAAGTGCGTATTTAAGGAGTGTTATTCCACTAtaggttgaagaagaagaagaatttagagattacctaattttttttcctaatctatTTTCCTAAATATAATGAGACGTCATTTGCAACACAGATCACTCTTTCATGCATACAACACAAAAAACGGGCCAAAATTTCTAATGCAAATTCTATTTGAATAGACATAATACTGTCTCCCCCCGTTTCTGACTTTTGCCTTTTACTTTTTCCTTCAGAACACCAAAAAGTAAAGCAATCAAATTTGGAGGAGAGTAGAGACAAGATAATTTTCTGGTTTGTAGTGAGTCCCTAGCTTCATGTTGTGTCTATCCCAGGTGCCGGCAGGTAGGCGGGCGACCTCCGTGGCAAGGACATTGAGTCAAGATACATGTATCTTGAGTCGTGTATCACTTCTCAAACTTATGCAAAAAATTAGTAAGAAACCTTGTCCTTTTTAcgccaaaagaaaaatcacgcacagtaattattttttttgtttatttcaatGGGTTTGTGCCATTGCTCATATGAAAAATTCTCTTTCTCCCCTAGTTCCATGAAATTGATgctcaataattttattttgtttattttattttatgtgtgtACTAGCCGTTAGGTAATGACTCGATTTCTGATGGAATCGTTATTTGATGGGATTATAAACCCatcattttagatttttttttttttttttttgggtatgaataacaattttttcatccaaacacaacataattgaaattttttagaatttgaattccGGCCTCACATTGCTTCCAACAATCATACATTGAGTGCTTCATACACATAAGTCACATTGAGGAGGTGATGACGATGGTGGTAAGGGTAAGGATTTGTAGTAGTACAGATGTGGTGACTATGGGGAGGTGCACGTGGAGACTAATAGTGGTATATTGGAGGAGGTGGTGGCAAGGGAgatggtggaggaggagacttGTGTGAGGTGGAGGTGATCAAGATGGTGGCAGCAGAAGGGATCGAGATGGTAGCAGAGGAGGAAATCGAAATGGTGGCAGTTGAGGCAATGGTAATGTTATTGGTATTACTGGAATATGAGGTAATAGAGATGGTGGAGATTTTGGCGGTGGATGTGATGGAGATTGAGGTGGTGGAGGGGATGGTGAGGGTGGTGCTGGAGATTTTGGCAATGCACGTGATGGAgatagtggtggtggtggtgatggagaTGATAGTGAGGGTTGTGGTGGAGGTTTTGGCAATGGACGTGTTAATGAGGGTGGTGGTTGAGATTTTGGCAGTGGAGGAGTTAGTGaggatggtggtggtggagattTTGGCAGTGGAGGTGATGGAGATCTTGGTGGTGGAGGTGATAGTGAGGGTGGTGGGGGAGATTTTGGCACtggaggtggtggtggagattttggtggtggaggtgatAGTGAGGATGATGGTGGTGGAGATTTTAGCATTGGAGGTGGAAGGAATGGtgaaggtggtggtggtggtggtgatggagaTTTTGGTGGTGGAGGTGTTAGTGAGGGTGGTGGAGGAGATTTTGATGATGGAGGTGGTCGTGAGGGCGATGGTGGAGATTTTGGCAATGGAGGTGGAGGGGATGGAGATTTTGGTGGAGGTGGTGATGGAGATGACGGTGGTGGAGGGGATGGTGAGAGTAGTGGTGATTTATAAACACGAGGAGGAGGTGGATTATAATGACTTGGGGAATTAGGTTTTTGGTCATGAGTTGGTAGTGTTGACGCATAAATGTAAGGCCTATCAGccatagttgtcaaaacgtgaatcgtatcgtgaatcgatttttaatttttctgtatCGTGTATCGTATCGTATCatgtatcgtaagatacacaaatacttaataaaatttataataaattataaatatacatatataaagggtatattcattataaattttgaatatattcaactaatgactaatttattcatcacttatgtaataatatttaacaagctaactaaataaatcaaactagcatgtgtttataatatacacattcaaattacttaaatttaaaagtgataatatattacaaatgacccaaaaataataatttattttcatcatattcatcaaattgccTAATCAACCCCATCTAAGTCAACGCTAtcatcatatttataattttgcaaatttatttcttcattaaaattttcttcagcGTTATTCGTtattaacatttactatctcttcttgttctttttattttaataagttttttataattttttttggcattatagtttcttggacttataacaataacgataaaaataaaataaatttttaaatattaaagtgaaaggTAAGTATATACTGTGTAGTCCAATTGTAGGAGAGAAGGGAAAAAtacttatgaatatgttattttggTAGGTGAAattaagtaaactaataattttttgctaaaaaaaagcctaacaacttgttagattcaaataaaagtacaaattttaacaaaaaatctcaatttAAAGCATTTGTCTATGTATTGTACAATACGTATGATTTTACGATACAATACGATTCATACGATACACACACTGTATCGTACGATTCATAAGCATTTACGATACGTCAATACGATATGGAACTTTTTCCACACAATACGATACGTATTGTACGATACGTATCGCATATTGTACGATATTGACAACTATGCTATCAGCTACCACGATAGTGGCTATGAGGCAAAATGCTATCGCATAAATCTTTTGAGGTATTGGCCTCAAGTGTCCAAAGGTTCCCATTTCTAGCAATTCAACTCTAATTACTAGAAAATTTGTCCTTAAGCTTGCATGATAACGTTGGAAGCTAACCCCTTATATATTGCTTCCTTGACAACGATATCTTTGTTTAATCCTTTATAAAATGTTGTATGGTTTAAATATCATTCCAAAATCTTATactaattttcattttcctagGGATCACACTAGGTAGTCAAATTAATATAAAGGCCATAAAGTATACCCCTTTTACAAGGTCCTTGGGTGTGCTATTAGTTATGAATATGATCATATCAAATGCCGATGCCATACGTAAGTGCATCACACAATCTACCCATACATACATGCGAGAGTATGATaaatctttcaatttttgttgtgtcGCTTTTACAAGGTCATGGGCTTTCCACTAGTTATTATTGCATAACACACGGTAAGTACATCACACAATCTATTCACATATCAAGGTTATGGTATTTTAAGTCTCAAGTCTTaactcctcaaaaaaaaaaaaaaagtctcaagtCTTAACTCGTAATTCGTAagcctctcaaaaaaaaaaaaaaaaaaaaaaaatacttgtaagCCTACTGTGCCATTTTTACAAGGTTATAAGGTACCCCTTTTGCAAAGTCATGGCGCACTACATTTATTACAAATGCACCATATTAGTAAATCACAGGGTCTACCCATATATGGAAATGTGGGTATTTTATGTTGCCAACTCTATCCTGCCCCAAGGTCACGAGGCTGGCCCCTTTTACAAGTTCATAGAGCATCCCATTAATTATTCTCACAATACGGGTTGATCACATGCGATTATGATTAACTAGCGGATGTATCACGCAACGTGCGAGAACATTATATGttcatatgaaaatattttgtaaaacattATCTTTATAGTTCATGTATAATACCCATTATGTAGTAGTTATACTATATGTCATTAAAACTAGAGGAAATATGAATTATTATgatttatataattcaatatatGAACATATTGTTTGAATGAGCTCACAAATATTTAGTTATTGTGACTTACTTAAtagcataattattttttatatttttttaatgcatgtattattaaattttcttttatgttttgttgcTTTTTTGTTTCAGTTGTTACTAAAGCAACTAAACTTGACTACTTGAGTAGGAATGTCAAATTCCAAATaagttgttttttaatataaatatttttttaaattaaaaaaaccatataaattATCAAGACCATTGTGTATAATTATCGTAAATGATAATATATACCTATTAATTATTATGATGAATatctattattaaaatttttaaataaaaaatctataaccccccccccccaaaaaaagtaatcttaataaataactattaataactatcgtaattatcaaattttatatttaatattttcatatacaaataccatcaaaataaatatttactaAATTGGTCAATCGAAAATTAGAGTACACATCtaataacatatattttttttaaaaaaaagagagagagagaaaaaaaaaagaaaaaaaagagtacatatAGAATGAAGTTAGCACATCTAAAATTGGAGTATATACGAGGTGCATACACGTTATTTATCACCTGGTTACTCATAATTGGACAACCAATAAAACTTGCACCTGCAggattcatcaatataaacttgCTACTGGATTGTGAAGAATTTGTAAAATTTGAGTATGATTCTTACAATTTGCATGGTCATGGTTCTTAGCATTTCAAAATGTGCTATGACCAACAAACTAGTTCATTTGGATTAGCCGTATCAGACATCgttatttgagagagagagagagagagagagagaacaaaggAAGAATGCAGCAGGCATCTAAACTtcgcaaaattttcattatgaCATATTATTCTTCAAATGAGATTATTTGTGGTTTAAACTCGCTGTCACCCCACTTGTTAAATACTCCATCCTACAATACAAGATGGAAAACCTACATATCAAATGTCAGCAGTtccaatta
Protein-coding regions in this window:
- the LOC115981776 gene encoding ubiquitin-conjugating enzyme E2 20-like; its protein translation is MATITGYTETAQGYQDNTNVAVAAVPKHPNPPAKTVDTQSVLKRLQSELMALMMSGESGISAFPEEDNIFCWKGTIAGSKDTVFEGTEYKMSLSFPNDYPFKPPKVKFETGCFHPNVDVYGNICLDILQDKWSSAYDVRTILLSIQSLLGEPNISSPLNTQAAQLWSNQEEYRKMVEKLYKPPIAA
- the LOC115950155 gene encoding ctenidin-1-like, which encodes MVAAEGIEMVAEEEIEMVAVEAMVMLLVLLEYEVIEMVEILAVDVMEIEVVEGMVRVVLEILAMHVMEIVVVVVMEMIVRVVVEVLAMDVGGVSEDGGGGDFGSGGDGDLGGGGDSEGGGGDFGTGGGGGDFGGGGDSEDDGGGDFSIGGGRNGEGGGGGGDGDFGGGGVSEGGGGDFDDGGGREGDGGDFGNGGGGDGDFGGGGDGDDGGGGDGESSGDL